One segment of Phenylobacterium koreense DNA contains the following:
- a CDS encoding acyl-CoA thioesterase, with product MSQPLFFDLRATHNPHRWYLPLTPSVCVGSSDNLFMFGGVGMASAIVALERTCERPVIWATAQYLSYARPPSVVDLDVWVPAAGKYNSQARVISHVGDKEILTVNAALGSRPSDISRQWLTMPEAPPPEDCEPSEHWRGGGNDLHSRIEVRVAQGRYGAASIGEPADDGRLLLWIRSREGLPVDSSLLAIMADFIPGAVGNALGLNAGGNSLDNTIRYRRIVPTEWVLCDIRIHGVHGGFGHGAMYLFAQDGELMATASQSLIVRVREGLD from the coding sequence ATGAGCCAGCCCCTGTTCTTCGATCTCCGCGCCACCCACAATCCGCATCGCTGGTACCTGCCGTTGACCCCCTCGGTCTGCGTCGGGTCGAGCGACAACCTCTTCATGTTCGGCGGGGTAGGCATGGCCTCGGCGATCGTGGCCCTGGAGCGGACCTGCGAGCGTCCGGTGATCTGGGCGACGGCCCAGTACCTCTCCTATGCGCGGCCGCCCAGCGTGGTCGACCTCGACGTCTGGGTCCCGGCCGCCGGCAAGTACAACAGCCAGGCCCGGGTGATCAGCCACGTTGGCGACAAGGAGATCCTGACCGTCAACGCCGCCCTCGGCTCGCGGCCCAGCGACATCTCGCGCCAGTGGCTGACCATGCCCGAAGCGCCGCCGCCGGAGGATTGCGAACCGTCCGAGCACTGGCGCGGCGGCGGCAACGACCTGCACAGCCGCATTGAGGTCCGCGTGGCCCAGGGTCGCTACGGCGCGGCCAGCATCGGCGAGCCGGCCGACGATGGCCGGCTGCTGCTCTGGATCCGCTCGCGCGAGGGTCTGCCGGTGGATTCCAGCCTGCTGGCGATCATGGCCGACTTCATCCCCGGCGCGGTCGGCAACGCGCTTGGCCTCAACGCCGGCGGCAACAGCCTCGACAACACCATCCGCTACCGGCGGATCGTGCCGACCGAATGGGTGCTGTGCGACATCCGCATCCATGGGGTCCACGGCGGCTTCGGACACGGCGCCATGTATCTCTTCGCCCAGGACGGGGAACTGATGGCGACCGCCAGTCAGTCGCTGATCGTCCGCGTGCGCGAGGGCCTAGACTAG
- a CDS encoding lipopolysaccharide biosynthesis protein produces MAQSPRLARRATASVFWSFLRFGSDQVFNFVVFVVMARLLSTADFGLFVVAFVYAEVGKIIASGGLVSCLYRAPEVTPRLADTIFWSNLGLASVFALGGLVLQQPIADALGRPEGGTVVAALGFVVPVTALGASHMSRNLREFGHKSLALRSLLSGLIGGGLAVVAAWNGFGVWSLVVQRYAAEIINTLVAWRAFRWRPGFRFSLATLREQAPLGGNVALSQLVILFISRTQDLIISHALGAGAVGVYRTAWKSTELLAQGTITPFSTVALPTLAKLQSDENAFRRAYLRIVAISGAISFPCIVGFGLLANELIPLIYGEKWAPSIPVAQALTFLVVPYALNFFADPALTALGRSGVIVRLAVVQLVGTIVFCSLAAPFGLRAIAIAYVVRSYLTLALQLLMFQRATGVAATKVLRSILPQVSAAAAMAVAVTAFSTLRDAFPNGWLYVACAVVLGAAVYVPVLALMAGPARAEALAEARRFISEGRRPTSEKA; encoded by the coding sequence ATGGCACAATCGCCCAGATTGGCGCGTCGGGCCACCGCATCGGTGTTTTGGTCGTTCCTGCGTTTCGGTAGCGACCAGGTCTTCAATTTCGTCGTCTTCGTCGTCATGGCGCGGCTGCTGTCGACGGCGGACTTCGGGCTCTTCGTCGTGGCCTTCGTCTATGCCGAGGTTGGCAAGATCATCGCCTCGGGCGGGCTGGTGAGCTGCCTCTATCGCGCGCCGGAAGTGACGCCGCGGCTGGCCGACACGATCTTCTGGAGCAATCTCGGCCTCGCCTCAGTGTTCGCGCTGGGCGGCCTGGTCCTGCAGCAGCCCATCGCCGACGCGCTAGGCCGGCCAGAGGGCGGGACGGTGGTGGCCGCGCTCGGCTTCGTGGTGCCGGTCACCGCCCTGGGCGCCAGCCACATGTCGCGCAATCTGCGTGAGTTCGGCCACAAGTCGCTGGCTCTGCGCTCTCTGCTCAGCGGCCTGATCGGCGGCGGCCTGGCGGTGGTCGCGGCCTGGAACGGCTTTGGCGTCTGGAGCCTGGTGGTGCAACGCTACGCCGCCGAGATCATCAACACCCTAGTGGCCTGGCGCGCCTTCCGCTGGCGGCCGGGATTTCGCTTCTCGCTGGCGACCCTGCGCGAGCAGGCCCCGCTGGGCGGCAATGTCGCCCTGTCGCAACTGGTCATCCTGTTTATTTCTCGGACGCAGGACCTGATCATCTCGCACGCCCTCGGCGCGGGGGCGGTCGGGGTCTATCGGACCGCTTGGAAGTCCACCGAACTGCTCGCTCAAGGCACGATCACGCCGTTCTCGACCGTGGCCCTGCCCACCCTCGCCAAGCTGCAGTCGGACGAGAACGCGTTCCGGAGAGCGTATTTGCGGATCGTGGCGATCAGCGGCGCGATCTCGTTCCCCTGCATCGTCGGCTTCGGCCTGCTGGCCAACGAGCTGATCCCGCTGATCTATGGGGAGAAATGGGCCCCCAGCATTCCGGTGGCCCAGGCCCTGACCTTCCTGGTCGTACCCTACGCGCTGAACTTCTTCGCCGACCCGGCGCTGACGGCGCTGGGCCGTTCGGGCGTCATCGTGCGGCTGGCGGTCGTGCAGCTCGTCGGCACCATCGTCTTCTGCTCCCTGGCCGCGCCGTTCGGGCTGAGGGCGATCGCCATCGCCTATGTGGTGCGCTCCTACCTGACGCTGGCCCTGCAACTCCTGATGTTCCAGCGCGCCACCGGCGTGGCCGCCACCAAGGTCCTGCGCTCGATCCTGCCGCAGGTGTCCGCCGCCGCCGCCATGGCCGTGGCGGTGACGGCCTTCTCGACCCTGCGGGACGCCTTCCCCAATGGCTGGCTCTATGTCGCCTGCGCGGTGGTGCTGGGCGCTGCGGTCTATGTTCCGGTGTTGGCGCTGATGGCGGGCCCGGCTCGCGCCGAAGCCCTGGCGGAGGCTCGGCGATTCATTTCCGAGGGGCGCAGGCCAACTTCGGAAAAGGCCTGA
- a CDS encoding YbdD/YjiX family protein, whose protein sequence is MAQANPFARFAQCLCDGARLMVGVPSYEAYVEHMARTHPDQTPMTHAEFFRDRQDARYGGGGRGGFRCC, encoded by the coding sequence ATGGCCCAGGCAAACCCGTTCGCGCGCTTCGCCCAGTGCCTCTGCGACGGGGCGCGCCTGATGGTCGGGGTTCCGAGCTACGAGGCCTATGTCGAGCACATGGCCCGGACCCATCCGGATCAGACGCCCATGACCCACGCCGAGTTCTTCCGAGACCGGCAGGACGCCCGCTACGGCGGGGGTGGTCGCGGCGGCTTTCGCTGCTGCTGA
- a CDS encoding calcium-binding protein: MLTFAGTNTLYDSGLTPYTPEGRQAYANYILEVLDKYGDLVQEVEIWNEFNADNFIVGPVTTDRPYYYTELLKTVYATVKPFHPEVEILGGAAHSVATGYLEDLFEQGALDYMDGVALHPYRNSPEHVDDELRHLNEVMERFGGAKPVYATEFGNEFVDPAAAPDYLVKMVTMLSSSHVAESYWYALQDEAWFRNMGLFETSGAPKPAAAAFEFAQRELLPLGDAVQVETSDDLSLVYRFGENTYVMWGAPREIAITGEVRALDSSGRPIETPTQLSMSPVVLQGDFTYQLGESPVVADSLMEYGEGEWGYFARTVDGMTHPLGQVDWEWTSYIGSVWYQPLRINADNLSPAGSGANPIQAVARFTSEPAQKVEVTGNWSKSTLEGDGVDLHILLNGREIFNALVTQSYELRGLYVNLQVGDVLDFAVGPNQTVNGDSTNYLIQLLKYDGPEPGISAPPKLIGTEGDDTLIGTARDEMLIGGAGLNLMDGGEGVDTVSYATARLAVNVDLAREDFQAVSSTTTDALVNIENLTGSPSSDTLSGAAGDNRIVGADGADSIFGGAGADTLTGSHGGDTLTGGDGADLFVFRFTSDSTGTGTARDLITDFDRFEGDKIDISGIDARTSLAGDQPFTFVTWYTKKPGEVMAAPEAGGYVVKGDINGDGASEFMIKVMGPAIPTADDFIL; the protein is encoded by the coding sequence ATGCTGACCTTCGCCGGCACCAATACGCTGTACGACAGCGGCCTGACCCCATACACGCCGGAAGGCCGCCAAGCATACGCAAACTATATATTGGAAGTACTCGACAAGTACGGCGACCTCGTACAGGAAGTCGAGATCTGGAATGAATTCAACGCCGACAACTTCATTGTCGGCCCGGTCACCACAGACAGGCCATATTACTACACCGAGCTGCTCAAGACGGTCTATGCAACCGTCAAGCCGTTCCATCCGGAGGTCGAGATCCTCGGCGGCGCCGCGCATTCGGTCGCCACGGGCTACCTGGAGGACCTCTTCGAGCAAGGCGCGCTCGATTACATGGATGGTGTGGCCCTGCATCCATACCGCAACTCGCCCGAACACGTGGACGACGAGCTGCGCCATCTGAACGAGGTGATGGAGCGGTTCGGGGGCGCCAAGCCGGTCTACGCCACCGAGTTCGGGAACGAGTTCGTCGATCCGGCCGCGGCCCCGGACTATCTGGTGAAGATGGTCACCATGCTCAGTTCCTCGCATGTGGCCGAGAGCTACTGGTACGCGCTGCAGGACGAGGCCTGGTTCCGCAACATGGGCCTGTTCGAGACCTCCGGCGCGCCGAAGCCGGCGGCGGCCGCTTTCGAATTCGCCCAGCGCGAACTGCTGCCCCTGGGCGACGCCGTGCAGGTGGAGACCAGCGACGACCTCTCCCTGGTCTATCGCTTCGGCGAGAACACCTATGTGATGTGGGGCGCGCCCCGCGAGATCGCGATCACCGGCGAGGTGCGCGCCCTGGATTCAAGCGGGCGGCCGATCGAAACACCGACCCAGCTCTCGATGAGCCCGGTCGTGCTGCAGGGCGACTTCACCTATCAGCTCGGCGAAAGCCCGGTGGTCGCCGACAGCCTGATGGAATACGGCGAAGGCGAGTGGGGCTACTTCGCGCGGACCGTGGACGGGATGACGCACCCCCTCGGGCAGGTCGACTGGGAGTGGACCTCCTATATCGGGTCGGTCTGGTACCAGCCGCTGCGGATCAACGCCGACAACCTCTCTCCGGCCGGGAGCGGGGCCAATCCTATCCAGGCGGTCGCGCGCTTCACCTCCGAGCCCGCGCAGAAGGTCGAGGTCACCGGAAACTGGAGCAAGTCGACGCTCGAAGGCGACGGCGTCGACCTGCACATCCTGCTGAACGGCCGCGAGATCTTCAACGCCCTGGTCACCCAGAGCTACGAGCTGCGCGGCCTCTATGTGAACCTGCAGGTGGGCGACGTGCTCGACTTCGCGGTCGGCCCCAACCAGACCGTCAACGGCGACTCCACCAACTACCTGATCCAGCTTCTCAAGTACGACGGCCCCGAGCCGGGGATCAGCGCCCCGCCCAAGCTGATCGGGACCGAAGGCGACGACACCCTGATCGGCACGGCGCGGGACGAGATGCTGATCGGCGGCGCGGGCCTGAACCTGATGGACGGCGGCGAAGGCGTGGACACGGTCTCCTATGCGACCGCCAGGCTGGCCGTGAACGTCGATCTGGCCAGGGAGGACTTCCAGGCCGTCAGCAGCACGACCACCGACGCCCTGGTCAATATCGAGAACCTGACCGGTTCGCCCTCCTCCGACACGCTGAGCGGCGCCGCGGGCGACAACCGCATCGTCGGGGCCGACGGGGCCGACAGCATCTTCGGCGGCGCGGGCGCCGACACCCTGACCGGCAGCCACGGCGGCGACACCCTGACCGGCGGAGACGGCGCGGACCTGTTCGTGTTCCGCTTCACCTCCGATTCCACGGGCACGGGAACGGCGCGGGACCTGATCACCGACTTCGACCGGTTCGAAGGGGACAAGATCGACATCTCGGGGATAGACGCGCGGACCAGCCTGGCCGGAGACCAGCCTTTCACCTTCGTGACCTGGTACACCAAGAAGCCCGGCGAGGTGATGGCCGCGCCGGAGGCAGGCGGCTACGTGGTCAAGGGCGACATCAACGGCGACGGAGCCTCGGAGTTCATGATCAAGGTCATGGGCCCGGCGATCCCGACGGCCGACGACTTCATCCTCTAG
- a CDS encoding carbon starvation CstA family protein yields MARKHGPWALLAILGAVSLAVLATARGETVNSIWILTAAVCVYLVAYRYYSLYIATKVMRLDGARPTPAVTRNDGLDYVPTNRYVLFGHHFAAIAGAGPLVGPVLAAQMGYLPGVLWILAGVVIAGAVQDFLVLVISMRRDGRSLGELIKEEMGPIPGVIALFGAFMIMVIILAVLALIVVKALTASPWGTFTVAATVPIAIVMGLYMRFVRPGRIGEVSIFGFVMLIIVILAGQKVAASPTLAPLFTFTGLQLSWILIAYGAIAAVLPVWLLLAPRDYLSTFLKIGAILALAIGIVIMRPDLQMPAITQFAAGGGPVWSGALFPFLFITIACGAVSGFHALISSGTTPKLIDNELNSRFIGYGGMLMESFVAIMAIIAASILDPGVYFTMNSPAAVIGTTAESASTAVAAMGHPVSPQMIEQTARDVGETTIISRAGGAPTLAVGMAQIFSHVLGGKAMMAFWYHFAILFEALFILTAVDAGTRAGRFMLQDLLGTFAPRFKETSSWPANLTATGLCVAAWGFFLHQGVTDPLGGVNTLWPLFGISNQMLAAIALIMATVVIFKMKRERYAWVTIIPALWLCVCTLTAGFQKLFSPDPAVGFLSHAAKYAEALAAGQVLAPAKSAAEMSKIVSNDRIDAALCAVFIAVVLSMIWFGVGACIKAYRAGGWTARELNPDAVAAE; encoded by the coding sequence ATGGCGCGCAAACATGGGCCGTGGGCCTTGCTGGCCATCCTCGGGGCCGTGTCGCTGGCGGTGCTCGCCACCGCGCGGGGCGAGACGGTCAACTCGATCTGGATCCTCACCGCCGCCGTCTGCGTCTATCTCGTCGCCTACCGCTACTACAGCCTCTACATCGCCACGAAGGTGATGCGGCTGGACGGGGCGCGTCCGACGCCTGCGGTCACCCGCAACGACGGCTTGGACTACGTCCCGACCAACCGCTACGTCCTCTTCGGCCACCACTTCGCCGCCATCGCCGGCGCAGGCCCCCTGGTCGGGCCGGTCCTGGCCGCGCAGATGGGCTACCTGCCCGGCGTGCTCTGGATCCTGGCGGGCGTGGTCATCGCCGGCGCCGTGCAGGACTTCCTCGTCCTGGTCATTTCCATGCGCCGGGACGGACGGTCGCTGGGCGAACTGATCAAGGAGGAGATGGGGCCGATCCCCGGCGTCATCGCCCTCTTCGGCGCCTTCATGATCATGGTGATCATCCTGGCGGTGTTGGCCCTGATCGTGGTCAAGGCGCTGACCGCCAGTCCCTGGGGGACCTTCACCGTCGCGGCCACCGTGCCGATCGCCATCGTCATGGGCCTCTACATGCGCTTCGTGCGTCCCGGCCGGATCGGCGAGGTGTCGATCTTCGGCTTCGTGATGCTGATCATCGTGATCCTGGCGGGCCAGAAGGTCGCCGCGTCCCCGACGCTCGCCCCGCTCTTCACCTTCACCGGCCTGCAGCTCTCCTGGATCCTCATTGCCTACGGCGCGATCGCCGCCGTGCTGCCGGTCTGGCTGCTGCTGGCGCCGCGGGACTATCTTTCGACCTTCCTGAAGATCGGCGCGATCCTGGCGCTGGCCATCGGCATCGTGATCATGCGGCCGGATCTGCAGATGCCGGCCATCACCCAGTTCGCCGCCGGCGGCGGGCCGGTCTGGTCGGGCGCGCTGTTCCCGTTCTTGTTCATCACCATCGCCTGCGGCGCGGTCTCCGGCTTCCACGCCCTGATCTCCTCGGGCACCACGCCCAAGCTGATCGATAACGAGCTCAATTCCCGCTTCATCGGCTACGGCGGCATGCTGATGGAAAGCTTCGTGGCGATCATGGCCATCATCGCCGCCTCCATCCTCGATCCGGGCGTCTACTTCACGATGAACAGCCCGGCCGCTGTCATCGGGACCACCGCCGAGAGCGCCTCGACCGCCGTCGCCGCCATGGGCCATCCGGTCTCCCCGCAGATGATCGAGCAGACCGCCCGCGACGTTGGCGAGACCACCATCATCTCCCGCGCCGGCGGCGCTCCGACCCTGGCCGTCGGCATGGCCCAGATCTTCTCCCATGTGCTGGGCGGCAAGGCGATGATGGCGTTCTGGTATCACTTCGCCATCCTCTTCGAGGCGCTGTTCATCCTGACCGCGGTCGACGCCGGCACCCGCGCCGGCCGGTTCATGCTGCAGGACCTGCTGGGGACCTTCGCCCCGCGCTTCAAGGAGACCTCCTCCTGGCCGGCGAACCTGACGGCGACCGGCCTCTGCGTAGCCGCCTGGGGCTTCTTCCTGCACCAGGGCGTCACCGACCCGCTAGGCGGGGTGAACACGCTCTGGCCGCTGTTCGGCATCTCCAACCAGATGCTGGCGGCCATCGCCCTGATCATGGCCACGGTGGTCATCTTCAAGATGAAGCGCGAGCGCTACGCCTGGGTGACCATCATCCCGGCCCTCTGGCTCTGTGTCTGCACCCTGACCGCCGGCTTCCAGAAGCTGTTCTCGCCGGACCCGGCCGTCGGCTTCCTGTCGCACGCCGCCAAGTACGCCGAGGCCCTGGCCGCCGGCCAGGTGCTGGCCCCGGCCAAGTCGGCGGCGGAAATGAGCAAGATCGTCTCCAACGACCGCATCGACGCGGCCCTCTGCGCCGTCTTCATCGCGGTGGTGCTGAGCATGATCTGGTTCGGGGTCGGCGCCTGCATCAAGGCCTATCGCGCCGGGGGCTGGACCGCGCGCGAGCTCAATCCCGACGCAGTGGCGGCGGAGTAG
- a CDS encoding polysaccharide pyruvyl transferase family protein, with product MIIAVANVKFSPNLGDGLLAECLEAELARGGAQALAIDIAGREAFGEGLRNRRAILSLLEMAPGPVRRAGVGAALGLMVKRRLRPRWRERLAQADALVVGGGNLLADADLNFPTKIDGVLAEAAAASLPIGVYGVGVSDNWSKRGQALFERAMTAGRLTHVAVRDPLSKEIWDRRLGRAGVRPAEVAPDPAVLAARHFPKVAKLPGPPRVGLGVTNPLALRYHAAGFKLRDEAFAAWMAQLAAAMAAEGWKVVLFTNGSPEDREYLETLAPATCAAAPDAISVQPAFDRPSEMAAFLSGCDLVLAHRMHACITAYAYQVPHIGFAWDRKLLSFFESVGRRDFVASAGEASVDEVLALARRALEEGIDPAVHAAQVRAAERGVAALAASFAPRSLAAAEAGR from the coding sequence ATGATCATCGCCGTCGCCAATGTGAAGTTCAGTCCCAATCTGGGCGACGGCCTGCTGGCCGAGTGCCTGGAGGCCGAGCTTGCGCGGGGGGGCGCCCAAGCCCTCGCCATCGACATCGCCGGCCGCGAAGCCTTCGGCGAAGGCCTGCGCAATCGCCGCGCCATCCTGAGCCTGCTGGAGATGGCGCCTGGGCCTGTGCGCCGCGCCGGCGTCGGCGCGGCGCTCGGCCTGATGGTGAAACGGCGCCTGCGGCCGCGGTGGCGCGAGCGGCTGGCGCAGGCCGACGCCCTGGTCGTGGGCGGGGGTAATCTGCTGGCCGACGCCGACCTCAACTTTCCGACCAAGATCGACGGCGTCCTGGCCGAGGCCGCCGCCGCCAGCCTGCCGATCGGCGTCTATGGCGTGGGGGTTTCCGACAACTGGTCGAAGCGAGGCCAGGCCCTGTTCGAGCGGGCGATGACCGCAGGCCGGCTCACCCATGTGGCGGTGCGCGATCCGCTGTCCAAGGAGATCTGGGATCGCCGGCTGGGCCGCGCCGGGGTCCGCCCCGCGGAGGTCGCGCCCGATCCGGCGGTCCTCGCCGCCAGGCACTTCCCGAAGGTCGCCAAGCTGCCCGGCCCGCCGCGCGTCGGCCTTGGCGTCACCAACCCGCTGGCGCTGCGCTACCATGCCGCCGGCTTCAAGCTGCGCGACGAAGCCTTCGCCGCCTGGATGGCGCAGCTCGCGGCCGCGATGGCGGCGGAGGGCTGGAAGGTCGTCCTCTTCACCAACGGCAGCCCGGAGGATCGCGAGTATCTCGAGACCCTGGCGCCGGCCACGTGCGCGGCGGCGCCCGACGCGATCTCGGTCCAGCCCGCCTTCGACCGGCCGAGCGAAATGGCCGCCTTCCTCTCGGGCTGCGACCTCGTCCTGGCGCATCGGATGCACGCCTGCATCACCGCCTACGCCTACCAGGTCCCGCACATCGGCTTCGCCTGGGACCGCAAGCTGCTCAGCTTCTTCGAGTCCGTCGGCCGTCGCGACTTCGTGGCCTCGGCAGGGGAGGCGAGCGTCGACGAGGTGCTGGCCCTCGCCCGGCGCGCCCTGGAGGAGGGGATCGATCCCGCCGTTCACGCCGCCCAGGTCCGTGCGGCCGAAAGGGGCGTCGCCGCCCTGGCCGCCTCCTTTGCGCCGCGCTCGCTCGCCGCCGCGGAGGCCGGCCGATGA
- a CDS encoding sugar transferase codes for MGELMSQAKVIRPELNTTNASVRTRRIVNFEAEYFLNALIALGALVFLAPLMIVVALAVYLQDGGPIFFAHRRIGKDGRAFPCLKFRSMAVDAEARLKQLLATDPAARAEWTASHKLKVDPRVTPLGDFLRRSSLDELPQLFNVLRGEMSLVGPRPVVHAESAHYGHWFEIYCSVRPGITGLWQVSGRSDVSYRQRVALDVLYVRRKCLAMDFGILVQTVPAVFMRRGSC; via the coding sequence ATGGGTGAACTGATGTCGCAGGCCAAGGTTATCCGACCTGAACTCAACACCACCAACGCCTCAGTCAGAACACGGAGAATCGTTAATTTCGAAGCCGAGTACTTTCTGAACGCGCTTATTGCCCTCGGGGCCCTGGTCTTCCTGGCGCCGCTCATGATCGTGGTGGCGCTTGCGGTGTACCTGCAGGACGGCGGCCCGATTTTCTTCGCCCACCGGCGTATCGGCAAGGACGGACGCGCGTTCCCGTGCCTGAAATTCCGCAGCATGGCCGTCGACGCCGAAGCGCGCCTGAAGCAGTTGCTGGCCACCGATCCGGCTGCGCGCGCCGAATGGACCGCCAGCCACAAGCTGAAGGTCGATCCCCGCGTCACCCCGCTCGGCGACTTCCTGCGCCGGTCCAGCCTCGATGAGTTGCCGCAGCTCTTCAACGTGCTCCGCGGCGAGATGAGCCTGGTCGGCCCGCGCCCGGTGGTCCATGCCGAGTCCGCCCACTACGGCCATTGGTTCGAAATCTACTGCTCGGTGCGCCCGGGCATCACCGGCCTCTGGCAGGTCAGCGGCCGCAGCGACGTCTCCTACCGCCAGCGCGTCGCGCTCGACGTCCTCTATGTCCGCCGCAAGTGCCTGGCCATGGACTTCGGCATCCTCGTGCAGACGGTGCCGGCCGTGTTCATGCGGCGGGGGTCCTGCTAG
- a CDS encoding glycosyltransferase family 4 protein codes for MIERIVVVNDASLAKGGATGLSLTSALAFRKRGFAVTLLTGDAGQNPELAEAGVEVVALGQDRLLSSPMHKVLLSALYNGAARRMVADWIARNDTPGTVYHLHGWAQILSPSVFQALKPVSGRLVLSAHDFFLVCPNGAFAFLNTGAVCSLTPMSGACIKANCDRRSYAHKLWRVARQSVRQSLFDLKREAPPVLAIHEAMRPFLVRGGVPEHAVRTVPNPVRPFLTERAPVEANREFLFIGRLEDGKGPDLAAAAARRAGAPLRIIGDGPMRAKLEQDYPEVIFAGRRSFEEIGPLAAQARALVMPSRYPEPYGLVAAEALWSGLPVIAADTAFLAPDIVAAGAGFSAPPRDEAALAEAMTRLQDDDLARSMSIAAFERTRAIGLSPDAWISALIDAYEERLRLPRAA; via the coding sequence ATGATCGAGCGCATCGTCGTCGTCAACGACGCCTCCCTCGCCAAGGGCGGCGCCACCGGGCTTTCCCTGACCTCGGCCCTGGCGTTCCGCAAGCGCGGCTTCGCGGTCACCCTGCTGACCGGCGACGCCGGCCAGAACCCGGAGCTGGCGGAGGCCGGCGTCGAGGTCGTCGCCCTCGGCCAGGACCGCCTGCTGTCCTCGCCCATGCACAAGGTGCTGCTGAGCGCGCTCTACAACGGTGCGGCCAGGCGGATGGTCGCCGACTGGATCGCCCGCAACGATACGCCGGGCACCGTCTATCACCTGCACGGCTGGGCCCAGATCCTGTCGCCCTCGGTGTTCCAGGCGCTGAAGCCGGTGTCGGGCCGCCTGGTGCTCTCGGCCCACGACTTCTTCCTGGTGTGTCCCAATGGCGCGTTCGCATTCCTCAACACCGGGGCCGTGTGCTCGCTGACGCCGATGTCCGGGGCCTGCATCAAGGCCAACTGCGACCGCCGCAGCTATGCCCACAAGCTCTGGCGGGTGGCCCGGCAGTCCGTCCGCCAGTCTCTGTTCGACCTCAAGCGCGAGGCGCCGCCGGTGCTCGCCATCCACGAGGCGATGCGCCCCTTCCTGGTCCGCGGCGGGGTTCCGGAACATGCGGTCCGCACCGTGCCGAACCCGGTCCGTCCGTTCCTGACCGAGCGCGCCCCGGTCGAGGCCAACCGCGAATTCCTGTTCATCGGCCGGCTCGAGGACGGCAAGGGCCCCGACCTCGCCGCCGCGGCCGCCCGCCGGGCCGGCGCGCCGCTGCGCATCATCGGCGATGGCCCCATGCGCGCGAAGCTCGAGCAGGACTATCCCGAGGTGATCTTCGCCGGCCGGCGCAGCTTCGAGGAGATCGGCCCCCTGGCCGCCCAGGCGAGGGCCCTGGTCATGCCCAGCCGCTATCCCGAGCCCTACGGCCTGGTCGCCGCCGAGGCCCTGTGGAGCGGCCTCCCGGTGATCGCCGCCGACACCGCTTTTCTCGCACCCGATATCGTCGCCGCCGGGGCCGGCTTCTCGGCCCCGCCGCGGGACGAGGCCGCCTTGGCCGAAGCCATGACGCGTCTGCAGGACGACGACCTGGCGCGCAGCATGAGCATCGCCGCCTTCGAACGGACCCGCGCCATCGGCCTGTCGCCCGACGCCTGGATCTCGGCCCTGATCGACGCCTACGAGGAGCGCCTGAGGCTGCCTCGCGCCGCCTAG